Proteins encoded within one genomic window of Myxococcota bacterium:
- a CDS encoding LLM class F420-dependent oxidoreductase, with product MKYGIAMFPTDYSIQPAELATACEARGFESLWFPEHSHIPASRRTPFPGGGDLPKMYYDVYEPFVGLAAAAAVTRNLKLATGVCLVVQRDPIQTAKDVATLDRVSNGRFLFGIGAGWNAEEMEDHGTVYKTRLSLMRERVAAMKEIWTQSKAEYHGKFVDFEPIMAWPKPVQKPHPPLLVGGGWPGGARRAIEYGDGWMPIHIPKHLVKRLPEFWQAADDAGRRKSLELTIFAAAPDQKELEALRENGAARAVFMVPPEASDKALPRLDSLAELARRVG from the coding sequence ATGAAATACGGCATCGCCATGTTCCCGACCGACTACTCGATCCAGCCCGCCGAGCTGGCCACGGCCTGCGAGGCGCGCGGCTTCGAGTCACTCTGGTTTCCCGAGCACTCGCACATTCCCGCCTCGCGCCGCACGCCCTTCCCGGGCGGAGGCGACCTGCCGAAGATGTACTACGACGTCTACGAGCCGTTCGTGGGCCTGGCCGCGGCCGCCGCGGTCACGCGCAACCTGAAGCTCGCGACCGGCGTGTGTCTCGTGGTGCAGCGCGATCCGATCCAGACCGCGAAGGACGTGGCCACGCTCGATCGCGTGTCGAACGGTCGATTCCTGTTCGGCATCGGCGCGGGCTGGAACGCCGAGGAGATGGAAGACCACGGCACCGTGTACAAGACGCGGCTCTCGCTCATGCGCGAGCGCGTGGCGGCCATGAAGGAGATCTGGACCCAGTCCAAGGCCGAGTACCACGGCAAGTTCGTCGACTTCGAGCCGATCATGGCCTGGCCCAAGCCCGTGCAGAAGCCGCACCCGCCGCTGCTGGTCGGCGGCGGCTGGCCCGGCGGCGCGCGGCGCGCCATCGAGTACGGGGACGGCTGGATGCCGATCCACATCCCCAAGCACCTGGTGAAGCGCCTGCCCGAATTCTGGCAGGCGGCAGACGACGCCGGCCGCCGGAAGTCACTCGAGCTCACGATCTTCGCCGCGGCGCCCGACCAGAAGGAGCTCGAGGCGCTGCGCGAGAACGGCGCCGCGCGGGCGGTGTTCATGGTCCCGCCCGAGGCGAGCGACAAGGCGCTGCCGCGGCTCGACTCACTCGCCGAGCTGGCCCGCAGAGTCGGCTAG
- a CDS encoding DUF4139 domain-containing protein has translation MKRLTPLLCVSLLALSAAAEEPPAVHVRSSPEERADLGVTVYSSGFGLVRETRTLPLAKGRAELEFAGVARTIQPETVQIHGLGPGSLRVLEQNYRYDLLAPEKLLEKYVGRNVRVLRWSELKGRDEEREATVLSAGPPPILRVGDEITWGFPGRISFPEIPKNLISHPSLVWLLESGGDKPKVEVSYLASDLTWKADYVLVVDAADTTGDLNGWVTLDNRSGAEFENAKLQLVAGDVHRVQNAVPADRPMRAYAKAEAAAPAFQEEGLFEYHLYTLERPATLLENEQKQIALLEASGVKLKKKLTFRGQRYWYGSAFGGQTLPSKVEVSLELENRESDHLGMPLPKGIVRVYKRDSTGGRQFLGEDQIDHTPKDEKLRIRVGDAFDVIGERRQMEYKVIDKCRSESSWQIDLRNHKTEAVEVDVIEPAGSDWEVVSSSHKPVKEDANTFSFHVPVPANGTTRVEYRVRVRNC, from the coding sequence ATGAAACGACTCACGCCTCTGCTCTGTGTCTCGTTGCTCGCCCTCTCCGCCGCCGCCGAGGAGCCGCCCGCGGTCCACGTGCGCTCGAGCCCCGAAGAGCGCGCCGACCTGGGAGTCACCGTGTACTCGAGCGGCTTCGGCCTGGTGCGCGAGACGCGCACGCTGCCGCTCGCCAAGGGCCGCGCCGAGCTCGAGTTCGCGGGCGTGGCCAGGACCATCCAGCCCGAGACCGTGCAGATCCACGGGCTGGGCCCCGGCAGCCTGCGCGTGCTCGAGCAGAACTACCGCTACGACCTGCTCGCGCCCGAGAAGCTGCTCGAGAAGTACGTGGGCCGGAACGTGCGCGTGCTGCGCTGGAGCGAGCTCAAGGGCCGCGACGAGGAACGCGAGGCGACCGTGCTCTCCGCGGGCCCGCCGCCGATCCTGCGCGTCGGCGACGAGATCACCTGGGGCTTCCCCGGGCGCATCTCGTTCCCCGAGATCCCGAAGAACCTGATCTCGCATCCCTCGCTCGTGTGGCTGCTCGAGAGCGGCGGCGACAAGCCCAAGGTCGAGGTCTCCTATCTCGCATCGGACCTGACCTGGAAGGCCGACTACGTGCTCGTGGTCGACGCGGCCGACACGACCGGTGACCTGAACGGCTGGGTCACGCTCGACAACAGGAGCGGCGCCGAGTTCGAGAACGCGAAGCTGCAGCTCGTGGCGGGCGACGTGCACCGCGTGCAGAACGCCGTCCCGGCGGACAGGCCGATGCGCGCCTACGCCAAGGCCGAGGCCGCGGCGCCAGCGTTCCAGGAAGAGGGCCTGTTCGAGTACCACCTGTACACGCTCGAGCGCCCGGCGACGCTGCTCGAGAACGAGCAGAAGCAGATCGCGCTGCTCGAGGCGTCGGGCGTGAAGCTCAAGAAGAAGCTCACCTTCCGCGGCCAGCGCTACTGGTACGGGTCGGCCTTCGGCGGGCAGACACTGCCGTCGAAGGTCGAGGTGAGTCTCGAGCTCGAGAACAGGGAGTCGGACCACCTCGGCATGCCGCTGCCCAAGGGCATCGTGCGCGTGTACAAGCGCGACTCGACCGGCGGGCGCCAGTTCCTGGGCGAGGACCAGATCGACCACACGCCCAAGGACGAGAAGCTGCGCATCCGCGTGGGCGACGCCTTCGACGTGATCGGTGAGCGGCGCCAGATGGAGTACAAGGTGATCGACAAGTGCCGCTCCGAGTCGTCGTGGCAGATCGACCTGCGCAACCACAAGACCGAGGCGGTCGAGGTCGACGTGATCGAGCCGGCGGGCAGTGACTGGGAGGTCGTGAGCTCGAGTCACAAGCCCGTGAAGGAGGACGCGAACACCTTCAGCTTCCACGTCCCGGTGCCGGCGAACGGCACGACGCGGGTCGAGTACCGGGTGCGCGTGCGCAATTGCTGA
- a CDS encoding radical SAM protein yields the protein MAGPRPLVANASGEIVDLPGLRAAARAGNDLFALDPADLVPLPEASELLFLPARTPWAFDGEKRAAQDDSLAVAAFLPPGWTALALSAFRREPGAPLLPLYAYTAVCWHRGRICAAARRVDDDPKHDPQAFSRDEVKRRVTAWKRRLPENRLVRHHGERCALEWGCPNAQNLFLGRFEAPIALARSCNAACLGCISEQPAGTVPSPQTRLDFKPTLDEILELAVPHLERAPRAMVSFGQGCEGEPLLEAERIEQAIRAIRARTRRGSLHLNTNGSRPDALARLADAGLDSVRVSTNGAREETYAPYYRPRTYRFADVVESLRVARARGLFTSLNLLSFPGISDRADEAESLLELARETGLGMIQWRCLNVDPDWYMELYAGRPRAPRLGMRALLERIRQAAPNLRFGYFNPPADELASGA from the coding sequence ATGGCCGGCCCCCGCCCGCTCGTCGCCAACGCTTCCGGAGAGATCGTCGACCTGCCCGGTCTGCGCGCCGCGGCGCGCGCGGGCAACGACCTGTTCGCGCTGGACCCCGCCGATCTCGTGCCGCTGCCCGAGGCGAGCGAGCTCCTGTTCCTGCCCGCGCGGACGCCCTGGGCGTTCGACGGCGAGAAGCGCGCGGCGCAGGACGACTCACTCGCGGTCGCGGCCTTCCTGCCGCCCGGCTGGACGGCGCTCGCGCTGTCCGCCTTCCGGCGCGAGCCCGGCGCGCCCCTGCTCCCCCTCTACGCCTACACCGCCGTGTGTTGGCACCGCGGGCGCATCTGCGCCGCGGCGCGGCGCGTCGACGACGACCCCAAGCACGACCCGCAGGCCTTCTCGCGCGACGAGGTGAAGCGCCGGGTGACTGCCTGGAAGCGCCGCCTGCCCGAGAACCGGCTCGTGCGCCACCACGGCGAGCGCTGCGCGCTCGAGTGGGGCTGTCCCAACGCGCAGAACCTGTTCCTCGGCCGCTTCGAAGCGCCGATCGCGCTGGCGCGCTCGTGCAACGCGGCCTGTCTCGGCTGCATCTCGGAGCAGCCCGCGGGCACCGTTCCCTCGCCGCAGACGCGGCTGGACTTCAAGCCCACGCTGGACGAGATCCTCGAGCTGGCCGTGCCCCACCTGGAACGCGCGCCGCGCGCCATGGTGAGCTTCGGTCAGGGCTGCGAAGGCGAGCCTCTGCTCGAGGCCGAGCGCATCGAGCAGGCGATCCGCGCCATCCGCGCGCGCACGCGCCGCGGCTCGCTGCACTTGAACACCAACGGCAGCCGGCCCGACGCGCTGGCCCGGCTGGCCGACGCGGGCCTCGACAGCGTGCGCGTCTCGACCAACGGCGCGCGCGAGGAGACCTACGCGCCCTACTACCGCCCGCGCACCTACCGCTTCGCCGACGTGGTCGAGTCGCTGCGCGTGGCGCGCGCGCGCGGGCTGTTCACGTCCTTGAACCTGCTGTCGTTCCCGGGAATCAGCGACCGCGCCGACGAGGCCGAGTCACTGCTCGAGCTCGCGCGCGAAACCGGCCTGGGCATGATCCAGTGGCGCTGCCTGAACGTGGACCCCGACTGGTACATGGAGCTCTACGCCGGCCGCCCGCGCGCGCCGCGCCTGGGCATGCGGGCGCTCTTGGAGCGCATCCGGCAGGCCGCGCCGAATTTACGATTTGGTTACTTCAATCCCCCGGCCGACGAGCTAGCTTCCGGGGCATGA
- a CDS encoding fumarylacetoacetate hydrolase family protein, giving the protein MRLATFTQAGSTRIGVVRGEELVDLAAAAPELPRELVAFLAAGPRARQRAGEVAAGSAARIPLAEVKLESPILRPPKYLAIGLNYADHVAESGLESPKFPTLFNKQSTCVVGPYDEVHLPRVSSALDYEGELAFVIGKRCRHVPRRRAPEVIAGYLVANDVSVRDWQLRIPTWTIGKSFDTHGPLGPWLTTADEVGDPHGLGVRTFVNGEERQRSNTKELIFDCYALVEHLSTAFTLEVGDVVATGTPSGVGVSMKPARFLKVGDVVRVEIDGLGELRNEIVAEPEETARF; this is encoded by the coding sequence ATGAGGCTGGCGACGTTCACACAGGCGGGCTCGACCCGCATCGGCGTCGTGCGCGGCGAGGAGCTGGTCGACCTGGCCGCCGCTGCGCCCGAGCTGCCGCGGGAGCTGGTCGCCTTTCTCGCGGCCGGCCCGCGTGCGCGGCAGCGCGCCGGTGAGGTCGCGGCCGGCAGTGCGGCGCGCATCCCGCTGGCCGAGGTCAAGCTCGAGTCGCCGATCCTGCGCCCGCCGAAGTATCTCGCGATCGGGCTGAACTACGCCGACCACGTGGCGGAGAGCGGGCTCGAGTCACCCAAGTTCCCCACGCTGTTCAACAAGCAGTCGACCTGCGTCGTGGGCCCTTACGACGAGGTGCACCTGCCGCGCGTCTCGAGCGCGCTCGACTACGAGGGCGAGCTGGCGTTCGTGATCGGCAAGCGCTGCCGCCACGTGCCGCGCCGCCGCGCGCCCGAAGTGATCGCCGGCTACCTCGTGGCGAACGACGTGTCCGTGCGCGACTGGCAGCTGCGCATCCCGACCTGGACGATCGGCAAGTCGTTCGACACGCACGGGCCGCTGGGGCCGTGGCTCACCACGGCCGACGAGGTCGGCGACCCGCACGGCCTGGGGGTGCGCACCTTCGTGAACGGCGAGGAACGCCAGCGCTCGAACACGAAGGAGCTGATCTTCGACTGCTACGCGCTGGTCGAGCACCTGTCGACCGCGTTCACGCTCGAGGTCGGCGACGTGGTGGCGACCGGTACACCGTCCGGTGTCGGGGTCTCGATGAAGCCGGCCCGCTTCCTGAAGGTGGGCGACGTGGTGCGGGTCGAGATCGACGGCCTGGGAGAGCTGCGCAACGAGATCGTGGCCGAGCCCGAAGAGACGGCCCGCTTCTAG
- a CDS encoding threonine ammonia-lyase, which yields MGEISLADVRDAADALRGHVERTPCLHSRTLSEIAGCELWLKFENLQFTASFKERGALNKLRALSAEQRAAGVIAMSGGNHAQGVALHARRLGIHACIVMPRFTPSVKVEQTRALGAEVELVGESVEDAAARAAEIQRERGGVFVHPYDDAQVIAGQGTVALEMLEDAPELDALVVPVGGGGLISGCALAARAISPKIEVYGVQAARFPSMKQALEGAPIRCGSSTLANGIAVKAPGSLTLPIVRRLVREILLVEEEALESALLLLLEVEKTVAEGAGGAALAALLAHPSPFAGKRVGVVISGGNIDMLVLSHVIERGLARTSRLARLLVRMRDVPGELAAISRVIAESGANVVQVLHERAFARAPSSEVEVEFVIETRGADHLRDLVARLASSGHETRAEPR from the coding sequence ATGGGTGAGATCTCACTGGCCGACGTCCGCGACGCGGCCGACGCGCTGCGTGGCCACGTCGAGCGCACGCCCTGCCTGCACTCGCGCACCCTGTCCGAGATCGCGGGCTGCGAGCTGTGGCTCAAGTTCGAGAACCTGCAGTTCACGGCTTCGTTCAAGGAGCGCGGCGCGCTCAACAAGCTGCGCGCGCTCTCCGCCGAGCAGCGCGCGGCGGGAGTGATCGCGATGTCGGGCGGCAATCACGCGCAGGGCGTGGCCCTGCACGCGCGCCGGCTCGGCATCCACGCCTGCATCGTGATGCCGCGCTTCACGCCCAGCGTGAAGGTCGAGCAGACGCGCGCGCTCGGCGCGGAGGTCGAGCTCGTGGGCGAGAGCGTCGAAGACGCGGCGGCGCGCGCGGCCGAGATACAGCGCGAGCGCGGCGGCGTGTTCGTCCACCCCTACGACGACGCGCAGGTGATCGCGGGGCAGGGGACCGTCGCGCTCGAGATGCTCGAAGACGCGCCGGAGCTCGACGCGCTGGTGGTGCCGGTCGGCGGAGGCGGGCTGATCTCGGGCTGCGCGCTGGCTGCGCGCGCGATCTCGCCGAAGATCGAGGTGTACGGCGTGCAGGCGGCGCGCTTCCCGTCCATGAAGCAGGCGCTGGAAGGCGCGCCGATCCGCTGCGGCAGCTCGACGCTCGCGAACGGCATCGCGGTGAAGGCTCCGGGCTCACTCACTCTGCCGATCGTGCGCAGGCTCGTGCGCGAGATACTGCTGGTCGAGGAGGAGGCGCTCGAGTCTGCGCTCTTGCTCCTGCTCGAGGTCGAGAAGACCGTGGCCGAAGGCGCCGGCGGGGCGGCGCTGGCCGCGCTGCTCGCGCATCCGAGCCCGTTCGCCGGCAAGCGCGTCGGGGTCGTGATCAGCGGCGGGAACATCGACATGCTGGTGCTGTCGCACGTGATCGAGCGCGGGCTCGCGCGCACCTCGCGGCTGGCGCGACTGCTGGTGCGCATGCGCGACGTGCCCGGCGAGCTCGCGGCCATCTCGCGCGTCATCGCGGAGAGCGGCGCGAACGTGGTGCAGGTGCTGCACGAGCGCGCCTTCGCGCGCGCGCCGTCGTCCGAGGTCGAGGTCGAGTTCGTGATCGAGACGCGCGGCGCGGACCACCTGCGCGACCTGGTGGCGCGGCTCGCGAGCTCCGGTCACGAGACGCGCGCCGAGCCGCGCTAG
- a CDS encoding serine hydrolase domain-containing protein, with the protein MLTLARTRAALERANAAGAQLAVARRGERAELALGQARPDTPMRTDSIVLWMSSTKPLMPVALGQLAERGLLGLNDPVAAHVPEFAAAGKGEITLRHLLTHTAGIPNAHRQWSRETWDEILAKICAAAPEPDRRLGVDCEYHVASAWYVLGEIVRRRDGRSYSDYVREAIFAPLGTSDFWVGMSAEDYAAQRARIARPHEFWAWNGSAEGMAVCRPGGSGWGTARALAAFYAALAGGGAPLLRGETLESLSACALRGVSDRGLGLTLNRGLGFVLDSKEHGPGSAWYGPRSSPRAFGHAGFGCSVAFADPAHDLAVALAWNGFVSEPENRARIAPVLEAVYDDLGL; encoded by the coding sequence TTGCTGACGCTTGCGCGCACGCGCGCGGCGCTCGAGCGCGCGAACGCCGCGGGCGCGCAGCTCGCGGTGGCGCGCCGCGGCGAGCGGGCCGAGCTCGCGCTCGGCCAGGCGCGGCCGGATACGCCGATGCGCACGGACTCGATCGTGCTCTGGATGTCGTCGACCAAGCCCCTCATGCCCGTGGCGCTCGGGCAGCTCGCCGAGCGCGGGCTGCTGGGCTTGAACGACCCGGTGGCGGCGCACGTGCCCGAGTTCGCCGCAGCCGGCAAGGGCGAGATCACGCTGCGCCATCTCTTGACTCACACCGCGGGCATCCCCAATGCGCACCGGCAGTGGTCGCGCGAGACCTGGGACGAGATTCTCGCCAAGATCTGCGCGGCGGCGCCGGAGCCGGACCGCCGGCTCGGCGTCGACTGCGAGTACCACGTGGCCTCGGCCTGGTACGTGCTGGGCGAGATCGTGCGCCGCCGCGACGGCCGCAGCTACTCCGACTACGTGCGCGAGGCGATCTTCGCGCCGCTGGGCACGAGTGACTTCTGGGTGGGGATGTCGGCCGAGGACTACGCGGCTCAGCGCGCGCGCATCGCCCGCCCGCACGAGTTCTGGGCCTGGAACGGGTCGGCCGAGGGCATGGCGGTCTGCCGGCCCGGCGGCAGCGGCTGGGGCACGGCGCGCGCGCTGGCGGCGTTCTACGCGGCGCTCGCGGGCGGCGGCGCGCCGCTCTTGCGCGGCGAGACGCTCGAGTCACTGAGCGCGTGCGCGCTGCGCGGCGTTTCGGACCGCGGCCTGGGACTCACCTTGAATCGCGGGCTCGGCTTCGTGCTCGACTCCAAGGAACACGGGCCCGGCTCGGCCTGGTACGGTCCGCGCTCTTCGCCGCGCGCCTTCGGCCACGCGGGCTTCGGCTGCTCGGTCGCCTTCGCCGACCCCGCGCACGATCTCGCCGTGGCGCTGGCCTGGAACGGCTTCGTCAGCGAGCCCGAGAACCGCGCGCGCATCGCGCCGGTGCTCGAGGCGGTCTACGACGACCTCGGCCTCTGA
- a CDS encoding DUF697 domain-containing protein: protein MTQHERADELIHNHVAGAAAAAAIPLPLIDLVAVTAVQLSLMRRLGRLYGAEVGVDAAGAVGVGLFGALLPRVAASALKILPGIGTIGGAVAQSALSGATTWALAQSMRDRLERGALDPDTRAHSDVTRSLARAERLRRRGLLTEEEYLRTRDELLSAL, encoded by the coding sequence ATGACCCAGCACGAACGCGCGGACGAGCTGATCCACAACCACGTCGCCGGCGCCGCGGCGGCCGCGGCGATCCCCCTGCCGCTGATCGACCTGGTCGCGGTCACCGCCGTCCAGCTGTCGCTCATGCGGCGCCTGGGGCGCCTGTACGGCGCAGAGGTCGGCGTCGACGCGGCCGGCGCCGTGGGCGTGGGCCTGTTCGGCGCGCTCCTGCCGCGCGTGGCGGCGAGCGCGCTCAAGATCCTGCCCGGGATCGGCACGATCGGCGGAGCGGTCGCGCAGTCGGCGCTCTCGGGCGCGACCACCTGGGCGCTCGCACAGTCCATGCGCGACCGCCTCGAGCGCGGCGCGCTCGACCCCGACACGCGCGCGCACTCCGACGTGACCCGCAGCCTGGCGCGCGCGGAGCGGCTGCGCCGCCGCGGTCTGCTCACGGAAGAGGAATATCTCCGGACGCGCGACGAGTTGTTGTCGGCGCTCTAG